One region of Manduca sexta isolate Smith_Timp_Sample1 chromosome 25, JHU_Msex_v1.0, whole genome shotgun sequence genomic DNA includes:
- the LOC115449892 gene encoding trypsin, alkaline B-like produces the protein MRLFLALLALGFAAVAAVPANPQRIVGGSPTTIQQYPTIVAVLFSWEGNTFHQHCGGTILNNRTILTAAHCPYNEPVNRWRIRTGSTFANSGGVVHNVNSYRIYPKYNPRTLNNDIAIMRTASIISFNNAAQPARIAGPNYIVGDNQVVWAAGWGALWYQGPGSERLRHVQVWTVNMVTCRARYAAVGAILSDSMLCSGWLDVGGRDQCQGDSGGPLYHNGVVVGVCSWGHECALPNLPGINARVSRFANWIRNNA, from the exons ctgTCCCAGCAAACCCTCAGAGAATCGTGGGTGGTTCTCCTACCACTATTCAGCAGTATCCTACCATTGTTGCTGTGCTGTTCTCCTGGGAAGGAAACACTTTCCACCAACACTGCGGTGGTACTATTCTCAATAACAGAACTATCCTTACTGCAGCTCACTGCCccta CAACGAGCCAGTCAACAGATGGCGTATACGAACTGGTTCGACTTTCGCGAACAGCGGAGGTGTTGTTCATAACGTCAACAGCTACAGGATCTACCCTAAGTACAACCCAAGAACTCTTAACAACGACATCGCTATTATGCGCACCGCCAGCATAATTTCCTTCAACAACGCCGCACAGCCCGCCAGAATTGCTGGCCCCAACTACATCGTCGGTGATAACCAAGTTGTCTGGGCCGCCGGATGGGGTGCCCTCTGG TACCAAGGTCCTGGATCGGAACGTCTGCGCCACGTCCAGGTCTGGACTGTGAACATGGTCACGTGCAGGGCTCGCTACGCCGCTGTTGGTGCCATTCTCTCCGACAGCATGTTGTGCTCCGGCTGGCTCGACGTCGGCGGTCGCGACCAGTGCCAGGGTGACTCCGGTGGTCCTCTATACCACAACGGTGTCGTCGTTGGGGTGTGCTCTTGGGGACACGAATGCGCTTTGCCTAACTTACCTGGTATCAACGCACGTGTCTCACGCTTCGCTAACTGGATCAGGAACA